CATTCTGAAATGGAAATCATTGCTACCTGGCAAGGTGGTTGGGAGGAGAGAATCCCTAAGTTCCTTATGTCCTGAAGGCCCATCATTGGCTCTTTTCATCCCAGGCCCAGCTACTCCAGATTTCTATGCCCTGGTGGCCCAGCGGCTGGAACAGCTGGTCCAAGAGCAACTGAAATCCCCACCTAGCCCAGGTGAGGTGCAGAAGGGCCCTGGAGAAGGATGAGGGTAGAATGGTCGCCACGGTTCTGCCCCCAGCCAAATTCTTTTCTGCCCCCCAGAATTACAGGGTCACGCACCCACAGAGAAGGAAGCCCTGCTGCGAAAGCTGGTGGCCTTGctggaggaagaggcagaagTCATCAACCAGAAGGTGATGGGCGGTCTGTTCCATCCCTTAGCTAGGATAGGAGTTGCGGCATGGTTCCGCACTGGGACTTGAAGCTGGATTTGCATTCTCATTGGATGGTCAGGTGGGGAGAAGGTGGGACAAGGCTTCAGTGAAGGGGTGAGTGACAGGTAAGCCAGGGCAATACCTTAAATTAGTGACGTTCTTTGATCGTCAAAGGGGCGTGGCCTGAAGGCAGAGGGGTGTGGCCACCAGAAACTGTTCTAGGAAGGAGATTGGACGAGGTGAGGCAGTAAGGGAATGTATGGTgatgggaaagggaggagggggtaGCTTGAAGACAGCTGTCTAAAATCTGAAGCCCTGATTGACTATATAGGGACGTTGCTTAGAACATGGGGGAAATGGACTGCTGGAGGGAGTGTGGcttgtgactctgtcctggaATCAGGTTGGGTCAGGAGCTTGGGCAAAGTGTATGGCCTTATAATATTCATTGTCTGGTAGAAGGCAAGGTTGCCGTAGTCACTGGCCTGGCCTTCGGGGAAGCCCACAGGGGCGTGGCTAGAATGTTAGCATGCTAGAACACAGCTAATACAGGGCTTGGTCCTGATTGGCTGTCGAGGCCTTGTCAGGGGCGTGGCTTGGCTTCTCTGGTTCTAGGCCATCTTGCTGTGAGTAGTTTGGCCGAGATCATATAGTCTAGTTTGTGATTGGCAGATGTGCTGGATAGGGGCGTGGCTTAGGGCGTCAGTTGTATCTAGAGCTTGCTTGAAGCCACGCCTCCCAGCCTCCCATTGGCTGGCTACGAGGGTGTGACTGAGGAGACcctgcctcttcccctccccgccccacagCTGGCCTCAGACCCCGCCCTGCGGCGCAAGCTGGCCCGCCTCTCCGCCGGTTCCTTCAGCCGCCTAGTGGAGCTCTTCTCTAGCCGGGAGGGCAACCCTCGCCCAAGCCAAGCACGCCCCTCGCTGCCGTGCCCCGGGCCCCCACCGCCTTCCCCGGAGCCTCTGGCCCGCCTGGCCCTGGCCATGGAGCTGAGCCGGCGCGTGGCCAGGCTGGGGGGAACCCTGGCCGGTCTCAGCGTAGAGCACGTGCACAGCTTTGCGCCCTGGATCCAGGCCCACGGGGGCTGGGTGAGCCGCTAAagcctctctgggcttccctttACCTAACTAATTGtaattgcatgtgtgtgtattggggggggtggggggtgggcggggaggcTCTTAGGCTGCCTTTCAGACATCACAGGTGTTCTCCCAGCTCATCCGTTtcgtgtttattgagcacctaatgtACACGAGGCACTGTAGTGATCAGTGCAGATGCTATGCCCAGCTTAAACCACTCTGGTATACACTAACAGTTATGAGCTAGAAACAAGTTTCTTCATCCGTAAAGGGAGGAGAATTGTATACCTACCTcaaagggttattgtgaggattaaaatggGATCATCCTTGTAAGTACTTGACATTTATGTGATTATCTGGTGACTGTCTGCCTGTGCAGCACTGCCTGCGGGAATGCCCTTTGCCTGGTATCTCCCTGCCTTGCTTCCTCTGCCCCTCTGCTCAGGTATCACTCTCAGCGAGCCCTTCCCTGATCCCCATTTAAAATCTCAGCCACCTCCACACCATCCCACCTTACCTTGCTTGCTCACCACTTTAAATCCAGTGCTGGGCTCAGAGCTGGATTAAGCTCCTGtgtactggctgtgtgacctaggCAACTGTCCCCGTCTCTCTGGATACCAATCTCACGCCGCTCAATGGGCACCATCTCACCTGCCTCATCACTGCCAGGCTCTCAGAATGTAAGCATTGCTTCATAGACTGGCAGGAGCTGGCTAGGTGTGTTTGAGGAGCAGAGAGACAGCCAATAGGGCTGGAGCAGGGTTAGTGAGGGGAAGAGGGTGGGAGATGAAAGCAGGAGGGGCGGCCAGATCATGCAAGGCTTTAGGCCTTGTGGTCAAGGTAAGAACTTGCACTTTGACTCAGTGAGCCAGGAGTCCTAGGAGGGCTCAGAGTAGATGGATGTGAGCTGTCTTGGGTGGTCACAGGTGCCCTCTGGCGGCCGTGTGGAGAATACTGTAGGAGGCAAATACTGTAGAGGGCAAAGACCCAAGGGGGTGACTGGGCTGGTCCAGGGAGAAGGTGAGGGTGGATCAGGCCAGGGTCGGGGTAGTAGAGAATTCTGGATTTAATTTGGAGGTAGACCTGACAGATTTTGCTCATGGAGTGGATGGGAGACAGGAGTCAAGGATGATGCCAAAGATGCTGGCCTGAGCAGCTGCAGGGCTACATCTGATGTCCTCTGGGACCAGGAAGAGCAGAgtggaggggaaggtggggagcaGGTTTGGGGAAGAGGCAGAGGTGATCGGAGGTGGTCCAGTTAAGGGAGAGAGACCCCTGAGACCTCAAAGCAAGATGATGACGGGACAGTCGATATTAGTGTCTGTAGCTCAGAGCAGAAGCTGATTTATttgtaaaatcattttatttgttaAGGAATGATAACGGGTAAGCTTGGCCAGGTACTCAGCCAAGGACTTTAGTGGAATGATCCCATTGAAACCCCACAACAACCTTATGGGATTCGATTATTATCCTAGTTTTATGGAGACTGAGGGAAAGTCACTTATGCAGGGTGGGGGATTGGAATTAGGGCTTTAACACAAAGCCAGGGCTCTTTATCATTAAAGCTCCAGGACTCTGTTTGTTCCCCTTCTTTGAGTCTCTGTCCACCCCCGCTGGGGCTCTGTCTCCCCCCGCCCCTTCTAGGACTCTGTTCCCATCCACCCCGAGTCTCTGCGCCTTTCTTGGGGTCTCCATCCCTCATCCCTGTCCActtctctctgggtctctttcccctccccctctctggtTCCTTGCCTTCCCCGCCTCTGCTCTCACTGGGCTGGTGTGGGTGCTGCTGTGAGTGGAGGACGACTCTCTGCTCATGGGGCTCTGCCACTTTTCCCTTCCAGGGGGGCATCCTGGCAGTTTCACCTGTGGACTTGAACTTACCCCTGGACTGAGCTTTTCCTCAGAAGCTGCTACAAGATTGGACCTCATGTCCCTGCACTCTTTTTTCCAAGCCTTCCTATTCCACTCAGGGCTGTGGGGTGGTGCCCACCCTCTCtgtttttgccaaaaaaaaaaaaagtttaaaatgttttgacattaaaaactttttaaagtatttaatgaTTTGTCCTTTCACTCAAGAACTAAAGTTCTAAGTAGAGGAGATTCGGTTTGGAGACCTCTCTGGTTTATAAATTGAGGAAAGAACCAATTCattcatttcagaaatatttatttggggTACCTACAAGCACCTGTCACCTAAATATACAGCATATTTGAGGATACCTGTAAATATGATTCCAGCTAATTATATTTTTCCCTTATTGCATGATTTATTTATTCCACCTAATCCTGTGTTGATAGTCCTGGAGTCTTTCTAGCTATTTCCAGAAGAAAGCTATGATCTTTCTTCACAAGACATCCAGAACACCAccctcttctcatttttctcttcacACAGCTCCTTCTGAGCCTTTTTGCTGGTTTCTCCTCATCTGCCTGTCCGCCAGAAATTTGTCACCTTTTTAGGGCTGTCACCCCCTTCACCGAATTATGTTTGTAAATGCCTAAAATGAAACGCACAGGATCACAAAGGAAGCCAATTACAGTCGAGCCTCAGTATTCGCGGATTCTGTATTTTTCGAATTCACCTACTCGCGAACATTTATTTGTAGTCCACAAACTAATACTCACGTGCTTTCGCAGTTGTTGGCAGGTGTGCTTGTGTTCAGAGCAGCAAAGGATCTGACTCGCCCTGTGGGCACCTTTCAGCTCAGATCAGGCGAGGCAACacgccttcttgtttcagctctcacacTGTATACAAGCGTCCTTTCTGCAGTCTATTTAGTGgcacatttttcacatttctgtgcttttttgTGGTGATTTCGCTGTTTGAAAGGGCCCCAAGCATAGCGCTGGAGTGCTGGCTAGCCTAGCGTTCCTAAGTGCACGAAGGCTGCGATGTGCCTCTATTAGACAAGCTTCGTTGTAGATAATTTTTGTTacactgctgttggctgtgagatCACTGTGAATGGACCAACTCTATATTAAATAacgtgtctttaaacagaaaacacacagaaaaccTGATTATATGTTGATGGGTTGGCAAAAGTGTTGTGACAAGATGCTTGTGGGAGCCTGACCCTGTATCTCCCCCAGGATCAATGGCTCGGTGTTTGCCAGTTCAGTGTTCACAGCGACTTTATAGGACGTAACTAGCACAAATAATAAGAATCGAGAGTATGTGGAAATAaagctttcaagatttttttaaaaatatttatttattttatttggttgcgccgggtctgtagttgcggcaggcgggctccttagttgcccCATGCAGGccccttagttgtagcatgcgaactcttagttgcggcgtgcatctGGGATctctttccctgaccagggatcaaagccaggcccctgcattgggagcgcggcctcttaaccactgcaccaccaggagtCCCAAAGCTTTcaagattaatataaaaattagtgGCCTAATAATAGGCATGCCAggcttggtggtgcagtggttaagaatctgcctgccaatgcaggggacacgggttcgggcccttgtccgggaagatcccacatgccacggagcaactaagcccgtgcgccacaactactgagcctgcgctctagaacctgcaagccacaactactgagcctgtgtgccacaactactgaagcctgtgtgcctagagcccgtgctccgcaacaagagaaaccactgcaatgagaaggccacacaccgcaatgaagacccaacacagccaaaaataaattaaaaataaattaaaaaaataataataggcaTGCCTCCTCATTAACACATTCATTAAAAACACCTAGGGTGGGTCTCATAACCATGATTTCTAAATAGAACAGGAATGACATTTGGAGGCAGATTAGTTATTACCGTAACAAGTCATATACATTTAGGGGCTTATAATAACACACtaatctcagtttctgtgggtcaggggcGCAGGTGCAGCTTAGCGGGGTGCTTGGCTCAGGATATGACTATGCTGCTATCAAGGTTTCAGCTTCAATCTCATCTGAGGCTCGGGGGCCTCTTCCCAGTGCACGTGGTTTTAGCAGGACAATCAGTGTGGCCTCACCTGATTaagtcaggcccacccaggaaAATCTCCCTTTTGATGAATTTAAAATTAAccaatttgagggacttcccgggcggtccagcggttaagactctgctctcccaatgcagggggctcaggttcgatccctggtcagggaactagatcccgaatgccacaactaagacccggcacagctaaataaataaataaataaattaattaattaattaattaaaagaattaacCAATTTGAAGCCTTAATGTCACCCGCAAACTCCCTTCACCCTTGCCATATAAGGTCACCTAGTCAAGGGAGTGACATCCATCTCCTTTGTCATATAACACAACCTACTCCTTGGTATGTAACACCAGGGGGCAGAGATCATGGGGGCCATCTTAGAATCCTGCTCACCACAGGAGTATCTACAGCAACTGTCATGTGACATGCAAACCTCTGTGATTTATATTGTGGAACCAGGCACAGGAGCTAATCCTATTTTGATGTGTTGCCCAAATTCTCAGTTGAAGGAAGGACCGAGTTCCAGTTTAGCGAGAGATGTAAGTTTCTACCATCGCAGCTCGTGGACGCTTGACTCTCCAGTTTGACTCAGGTCTTCTAGCCacacttcttttattttattttattttttaaatttttggctgcgttgggtcttagttgtggcatgcgggatcttcattgcggtgcgcgggcttctctctagttggagcgtgtgtgttttctctctctaggtgtggcacgcaggctccagagcgcgtgggctctgtagttttgtggcacgtgggctctctagttgaggcgcgcgggcttagttgcccctcagcatgtgggatcttagttccccaaccagggatcgaacccgcatcccctgcattggaaggcggattctttacccctggactgccaggggagtccctctAACCACACTTCTAATCACACCAACTCCCCGGTGCTCTTGTCCATTCCGTGACCTAGTGCAGTACTggccaatagaaatataatatgaaCCACATGTGCTATTTAGAATACACTAGTAGCCCCATTAAAGCAAAGTAAAAAGTAAcagttaaattaattttaacaataatttttatttacccCATTTATCCA
This region of Balaenoptera acutorostrata chromosome 19, mBalAcu1.1, whole genome shotgun sequence genomic DNA includes:
- the BCL2L12 gene encoding bcl-2-like protein 12 isoform X2; protein product: MQIRRDPTPRPSTFGPSPTWPRAQARESSTKKRKFIQVQWRRWRRRGPGPGAPMAGSEELGLREDTLRVLAAFLRRGEAAGSPIPTPPRSPAQEEPTDFLSRLRRCLPCSLGRGAVPPESPRPCSLPLRPCYGSEPGPATPDFYALVAQRLEQLVQEQLKSPPSPELQGHAPTEKEALLRKLVALLEEEAEVINQKLASDPALRRKLARLSAGSFSRLVELFSSREGNPRPSQARPSLPCPGPPPPSPEPLARLALAMELSRRVARLGGTLAGLSVEHVHSFAPWIQAHGGWGGILAVSPVDLNLPLD
- the BCL2L12 gene encoding bcl-2-like protein 12 isoform X1, whose translation is MAGSEELGLREDTLRVLAAFLRRGEAAGSPIPTPPRSPAQEEPTDFLSRLRRCLPCSLGRGAVPPESPRPCSLPLRPCYGSEPGPATPDFYALVAQRLEQLVQEQLKSPPSPELQGHAPTEKEALLRKLVALLEEEAEVINQKLASDPALRRKLARLSAGSFSRLVELFSSREGNPRPSQARPSLPCPGPPPPSPEPLARLALAMELSRRVARLGGTLAGLSVEHVHSFAPWIQAHGGWGGILAVSPVDLNLPLD